From Aerosticca soli, a single genomic window includes:
- the queG gene encoding tRNA epoxyqueuosine(34) reductase QueG: MSAMPPDYAALARDIKQWARELGFAAAGISDVELEEDERHLEGWLAEGLHGAMDYMARHGRKRSRPAELQPGTRRVISVRMDYLPAQARDPWQVLGDGELAYVARYALGRDYHKLMRSRLQRLAERIQAAIGPFGHRVFVDSAPVLEKALARHAGLGWIGKHTLLIDRRAGSYFFLGELYTDLPLPVDAPVGAHCGSCRRCLDVCPTQAILAPYRLDARRCIAYLTIEFKGSIPKELRAPIGNRIFGCDDCQLVCPWNKFAQPSVERDFAPRHGLDGARLIELFAWSEETFLHRTEGMAIRRAGYEGWLRNIAVALGNAPASAAVRAALATRMEHPSALVREHVAWALERQQAAARAAA; the protein is encoded by the coding sequence ATGTCCGCCATGCCGCCCGATTACGCCGCGCTCGCCCGCGACATCAAGCAGTGGGCGCGCGAACTCGGCTTTGCCGCGGCAGGCATCAGCGATGTCGAGCTCGAAGAGGACGAGCGGCACCTGGAAGGCTGGCTGGCCGAGGGCCTGCACGGCGCGATGGATTACATGGCACGCCACGGCCGCAAGCGCAGCCGGCCGGCCGAGTTGCAGCCGGGCACGCGGCGGGTGATCAGCGTGCGCATGGATTACCTGCCGGCGCAGGCGCGCGATCCGTGGCAGGTGCTCGGCGATGGAGAGCTCGCCTACGTCGCCCGCTATGCGCTCGGCCGCGACTACCACAAGCTGATGCGCAGCCGGCTGCAGCGGCTGGCCGAACGCATCCAGGCGGCGATCGGCCCGTTCGGTCACCGGGTTTTCGTCGACTCGGCGCCGGTGCTGGAAAAGGCGCTGGCCCGCCATGCGGGGCTGGGCTGGATCGGCAAGCACACGCTGTTGATTGATCGCCGCGCGGGCTCGTATTTCTTCCTGGGCGAGCTTTACACCGACCTGCCGCTGCCGGTGGACGCGCCGGTCGGCGCCCATTGCGGCAGCTGCCGGCGGTGCCTGGACGTCTGTCCCACGCAGGCCATCCTTGCCCCTTACCGGCTGGATGCGCGGCGCTGCATTGCCTATCTCACCATCGAGTTCAAGGGTTCGATTCCCAAGGAGCTGCGGGCGCCGATCGGCAACCGCATCTTCGGCTGCGACGACTGCCAGCTGGTGTGTCCCTGGAACAAGTTCGCGCAGCCTTCGGTCGAGCGCGATTTCGCGCCGCGGCATGGCCTGGACGGCGCGCGTCTCATCGAGCTCTTCGCCTGGAGCGAGGAAACCTTCCTGCACCGCACCGAGGGCATGGCGATCCGCCGCGCCGGCTACGAAGGCTGGCTGCGCAACATCGCGGTGGCACTGGGCAATGCGCCGGCCTCAGCGGCCGTGCGCGCGGCCCTGGCCACGCGCATGGAGCATCCCTCCGCGCTGGTGCGCGAGCACGTCGCCTGGGCGCTCGAACGCCAGCAGGCCGCGGCACGGGCCGCGGCCTGA
- a CDS encoding NAD(P)H-hydrate dehydratase — protein MQIDRADLDLYTVEQARMLDRRASEAFGMPGYTLMRRAASAAFAALLGRWPQARRLLVCCGPGNNGGDGYQLAALACDRGLEVTLIELAAPASGDAGRARAACVEAGLTPVRWQLGMSLPEVEVIVDALFGTGLKRALEGEAAALVQALAAHGAPVLALDVPSGVNADTGEVPGPAVRAALTVTFIVAKRGLYTGAAPAHTGPVWLDDLALPAALREALAPDARLLASAGLPPRARDAHKGDNGHVLAVGGEHGTAGAIRLCGEAALRCGAGLVSVATRGAHLSALNAARPELMAHAVEGVSELGPLLARATTLAVGPGLGQGAWGHALWLTALDSGKPLVLDADGLNLLARAPRRFTQPAVLTPHPGEAARLLGGDVAEVQADRFAAARALAARYQAVVVLKGAGSLIAAPDGRLAVCPWGNPGMASGGMGDLLTGVIAALLAQHLTPWQAACLGVGLHARAGDLAAAEAGERGLIASDLLLPLRRLLNGAPST, from the coding sequence ATGCAGATCGACCGGGCCGACCTGGATCTCTACACCGTCGAGCAGGCACGTATGCTCGATCGGCGTGCGAGCGAAGCCTTCGGCATGCCGGGCTACACGCTGATGCGCCGTGCCGCCAGCGCGGCGTTCGCGGCATTGCTCGGTCGTTGGCCGCAGGCGCGCCGGCTGCTGGTGTGTTGCGGCCCGGGCAACAACGGGGGCGACGGCTACCAGCTCGCCGCCCTGGCCTGCGACCGTGGCCTGGAGGTGACCCTCATCGAGCTCGCCGCGCCGGCCAGCGGCGATGCGGGCCGCGCGCGCGCCGCCTGTGTGGAGGCCGGCCTGACGCCCGTGCGATGGCAGCTCGGCATGTCGCTGCCCGAGGTCGAGGTGATCGTCGATGCCCTGTTCGGCACCGGACTCAAGCGAGCACTGGAAGGCGAGGCGGCGGCGCTGGTCCAGGCGCTCGCCGCGCACGGCGCGCCGGTGCTGGCGCTGGACGTGCCTTCCGGGGTGAATGCCGACACCGGCGAGGTGCCGGGACCGGCGGTGCGCGCGGCGCTCACCGTCACCTTCATCGTCGCCAAGCGCGGGCTCTATACCGGCGCCGCGCCGGCCCACACCGGCCCGGTATGGCTGGACGATCTCGCCCTGCCGGCAGCGCTGCGCGAGGCTCTGGCGCCGGATGCGCGGTTGTTGGCGAGCGCCGGGCTGCCGCCGCGCGCGCGCGATGCGCACAAGGGCGACAACGGTCACGTGCTCGCGGTCGGTGGCGAACACGGCACCGCCGGGGCGATCCGCCTGTGCGGCGAGGCCGCGTTGCGGTGTGGTGCCGGGCTGGTCAGCGTGGCCACCCGCGGTGCGCACCTGTCCGCCCTCAACGCCGCCCGCCCGGAGCTGATGGCGCACGCGGTCGAGGGCGTGTCCGAGCTCGGCCCGCTGCTGGCCCGCGCCACCACACTGGCAGTGGGGCCGGGGCTGGGGCAGGGCGCCTGGGGCCATGCGCTGTGGCTCACCGCGCTCGACAGCGGCAAGCCGCTGGTACTCGATGCCGACGGGCTCAACCTGCTGGCGCGAGCGCCGCGCCGGTTTACCCAGCCGGCGGTATTGACGCCGCATCCGGGTGAGGCCGCGCGCCTGCTCGGCGGCGACGTCGCCGAGGTGCAGGCCGACCGTTTCGCCGCGGCGCGTGCGTTGGCCGCGCGCTACCAGGCGGTGGTGGTGCTGAAGGGCGCCGGCAGCCTGATCGCCGCCCCGGACGGCCGGCTCGCCGTGTGCCCGTGGGGCAATCCGGGCATGGCCTCGGGCGGCATGGGCGATCTCCTGACCGGGGTCATCGCCGCGCTGCTCGCCCAGCACCTCACGCCCTGGCAGGCCGCCTGCCTGGGCGTGGGTCTGCATGCCCGCGCCGGCGACTTGGCGGCGGCCGAGGCCGGCGAGCGCGGGCTCATCGCCAGCGATTTGCTGCTGCCGCTGCGCCGGCTTCTCAACGGGGCGCCGAGCACATGA
- a CDS encoding isopenicillin N synthase family dioxygenase has protein sequence MHHVPTLDIRRYDSDRDAFVAELGAAYRQFGFCCISGHGIDRELIDGAYDAFRRFFALPDEVKRKYHVPGGGGARGYTPFKVETAKDSQYPDLKEFWHIGREIPRDSAFAAWMPPNLWPEEVPEFRSYGYGLYQALDALGSRVLRALALHIGLPEHYFADKTDQGNSILRPIHYPPITEENIPNVRAGAHEDINFITLLVGASAEGLEVLTREGTWLPITTQGDAIVVNIGDMLQRLTNHVYPSTTHRVVNPRNENARKPRYSVPFFLHPNPDVVLDPLPECVTPDNPRRYDTSLTAHEYLQQRLREIRLI, from the coding sequence ATGCATCACGTTCCCACACTCGACATCCGCCGTTACGACAGCGACCGCGACGCCTTCGTCGCCGAGCTCGGCGCGGCCTATCGCCAATTCGGCTTCTGCTGCATCAGCGGTCACGGCATCGACCGTGAGCTCATCGACGGCGCCTACGACGCCTTCCGGCGCTTCTTCGCGCTGCCTGACGAGGTCAAGCGGAAATACCACGTGCCGGGCGGTGGCGGCGCGCGCGGCTACACGCCGTTCAAGGTGGAAACCGCCAAGGACAGCCAGTATCCGGACCTCAAGGAGTTCTGGCACATCGGTCGCGAGATCCCGCGCGATTCGGCCTTCGCCGCGTGGATGCCGCCCAACCTGTGGCCGGAGGAAGTGCCCGAGTTCCGCAGCTACGGCTACGGTCTATATCAGGCGCTGGATGCGCTCGGCAGTCGCGTGCTGCGTGCGCTGGCGCTGCACATCGGCCTGCCGGAGCACTACTTCGCGGACAAGACCGACCAGGGCAACTCGATCCTGCGGCCGATCCACTATCCGCCGATCACCGAGGAAAACATTCCCAACGTGCGCGCCGGTGCCCACGAGGACATCAACTTCATCACCCTGCTCGTCGGTGCCAGCGCCGAAGGGCTGGAAGTGCTGACCCGCGAGGGTACCTGGCTGCCGATCACCACCCAGGGCGACGCCATCGTGGTCAACATCGGCGACATGCTGCAGCGGCTGACCAACCACGTGTATCCGTCCACCACCCATCGGGTGGTGAACCCGCGCAACGAGAATGCACGCAAGCCGCGCTACTCGGTGCCGTTCTTCCTGCATCCGAATCCGGACGTGGTGCTCGATCCGCTACCCGAATGCGTGACGCCGGACAATCCGCGCCGTTATGACACTTCGCTCACCGCGCACGAATATCTGCAGCAGCGACTGCGCGAGATCCGGTTGATCTGA
- the tsaE gene encoding tRNA (adenosine(37)-N6)-threonylcarbamoyltransferase complex ATPase subunit type 1 TsaE has protein sequence MNTLEIELPDPAATTALAEALARALDGGLVVLLSGELGAGKTHLVRALLTALGVGGRIKSPTYSLVESYALPTGTAWHLDLYRIADPGELAWLGLDALSEPAALVLVEWPEHGEGALPPPDLRVRLVHAGGGRRASLQAASPRGARVLARLGECAGGLAGAG, from the coding sequence ATGAACACGCTCGAGATCGAGCTGCCCGATCCGGCCGCCACCACGGCGCTCGCCGAGGCGCTGGCCCGGGCCTTGGATGGCGGACTGGTGGTGCTGCTGAGCGGCGAGCTCGGCGCCGGCAAGACCCATCTCGTGCGCGCCCTGCTGACCGCGCTCGGCGTCGGCGGGCGGATCAAGAGCCCGACCTACAGCCTGGTCGAATCCTATGCGCTGCCGACCGGCACCGCCTGGCATCTGGACCTCTACCGCATCGCCGACCCCGGCGAGCTCGCCTGGCTGGGACTGGACGCGCTGAGCGAGCCTGCGGCGCTCGTGCTGGTCGAATGGCCCGAGCATGGCGAGGGCGCATTGCCGCCGCCAGATCTGCGCGTGCGGCTGGTGCATGCGGGCGGTGGACGTCGCGCATCGCTGCAGGCGGCCAGTCCCCGTGGTGCGCGGGTGCTGGCGCGGCTGGGGGAATGCGCCGGCGGCCTGGCGGGTGCGGGCTGA
- the mutL gene encoding DNA mismatch repair endonuclease MutL, translating into MPAIRALPIDLVNQIAAGEVIERPASVVKELVENSLDAGATRIEVEIEQGGLRLIRVRDDGGGIAAAQLPLAVAAHATSKIASFDDLERVASMGFRGEALASMAAVSRFALTSREAGSEEAFRIEVDGGRMQPVRPARHPPGTSVEVRDLFYNVPARRKFLRAERTEFAHIDDLVKSLALARADVAFHLGHNGKPVRLWKAAADEAALFERVAAVLGEEFPAQSLRIEQAAAGLRLSGWVGLPSAARGQADAQYFYVNGRRVRDRVVTHAVRQAYADVLFHGRQPAFVLYLELDPAGVDVNVHPAKHEVRFREQRLVHDFLFRSLHEALAQTRAGRVPAAVPQDEGTLRMAVGGAASAAPMRSWPQADGQSRLALGVREDPLGAYAALLGESAAAPARAVVASTPEDTPPLGFAIAQLKGIYILAENARGLVLVDMHAAHERITYEKLKAARSGTGLRSQLLLVPVTLAVSAREAAAAEEHAESLAAWGLELSRGGPTSVVVRRIPALLEGADVAELTRAVLAELAQHGSSRRLEEWENALLATLACHGSVRAGRRLTLPEMNALLREMEATERSGQCNHGRPTWTELGLAELDRLFLRGR; encoded by the coding sequence ATGCCAGCCATCCGCGCCCTGCCCATCGACCTCGTCAACCAGATCGCCGCCGGCGAGGTGATCGAGCGGCCCGCCTCGGTGGTCAAGGAGCTGGTCGAGAACAGCCTGGACGCCGGCGCCACGCGCATCGAGGTGGAGATCGAGCAGGGTGGTTTGCGCCTGATCCGCGTGCGCGACGATGGCGGCGGCATCGCCGCGGCGCAGTTGCCGCTCGCGGTGGCCGCACATGCCACCAGCAAGATCGCCAGCTTCGACGATCTCGAGCGCGTGGCCAGCATGGGTTTTCGCGGCGAGGCGCTGGCTTCCATGGCCGCGGTGTCGCGCTTTGCGCTCACCTCCCGCGAGGCCGGCAGCGAAGAGGCCTTCCGCATCGAGGTCGACGGCGGTCGCATGCAGCCGGTACGGCCCGCGCGGCATCCGCCGGGCACCAGCGTCGAAGTGCGCGATCTCTTCTACAACGTGCCGGCGCGACGCAAGTTCCTGCGTGCCGAGCGCACCGAGTTCGCGCACATCGACGATCTGGTCAAGTCGCTCGCGCTGGCGCGTGCCGACGTGGCATTCCATCTCGGCCACAACGGCAAGCCGGTGCGTTTGTGGAAGGCCGCGGCCGACGAGGCGGCGCTGTTCGAACGCGTGGCGGCGGTGCTCGGCGAGGAGTTTCCGGCGCAGAGCCTGCGCATCGAACAGGCGGCCGCGGGGCTGCGGCTGTCAGGCTGGGTCGGCCTGCCGAGCGCCGCGCGCGGTCAGGCCGATGCGCAGTATTTCTACGTCAATGGCCGCCGCGTGCGCGATCGCGTGGTGACGCACGCGGTGCGCCAGGCCTACGCCGACGTGCTCTTCCACGGTCGCCAGCCGGCCTTCGTGCTGTATCTCGAACTCGATCCGGCCGGGGTGGACGTCAACGTGCATCCGGCCAAGCACGAGGTGCGCTTTCGCGAGCAGCGGCTGGTGCACGATTTCCTGTTCCGCAGCCTGCACGAGGCGTTGGCTCAGACCCGCGCGGGGCGGGTGCCTGCCGCGGTGCCGCAGGACGAGGGCACGCTGCGCATGGCGGTCGGCGGCGCGGCATCGGCGGCGCCCATGCGATCGTGGCCGCAGGCGGACGGCCAGAGTCGCCTGGCGCTCGGTGTGCGCGAGGATCCGCTCGGCGCCTATGCCGCCCTGCTCGGCGAGTCCGCAGCCGCCCCGGCACGTGCCGTGGTCGCCTCGACGCCGGAAGACACGCCGCCGCTCGGCTTCGCCATCGCCCAGCTCAAGGGCATCTACATCCTCGCCGAGAACGCCCGTGGTCTGGTGCTGGTCGACATGCACGCCGCCCACGAGCGCATCACTTACGAGAAGCTCAAGGCCGCGCGTAGTGGCACCGGCCTGCGCTCGCAGTTGCTGCTGGTGCCGGTCACGCTCGCGGTGAGCGCGCGCGAGGCCGCTGCCGCCGAGGAGCACGCCGAATCGCTGGCCGCCTGGGGCCTGGAACTCTCGCGCGGCGGGCCGACCTCGGTTGTGGTGCGGCGCATCCCGGCCTTGCTGGAAGGTGCGGATGTGGCCGAACTCACCCGCGCCGTGCTCGCCGAGCTTGCCCAGCACGGCAGCTCGCGCCGGCTCGAGGAATGGGAAAACGCACTCCTCGCCACGCTGGCCTGTCACGGCTCGGTGCGCGCGGGGCGGCGCCTCACCCTTCCCGAGATGAATGCGCTGCTGCGCGAGATGGAGGCCACCGAGCGTTCCGGACAGTGCAATCACGGCCGCCCGACCTGGACCGAACTCGGCCTGGCCGAACTCGACCGGCTGTTCCTGCGCGGTCGCTGA
- a CDS encoding N-acetylmuramoyl-L-alanine amidase, with product MGALRTRWGRSIGLAAVLALSSPAASAAEIQAARAWAGPAYTRVVFDLSGPAEVVSDPRDAGVVLELPASRAGRGFTAPAPTGLYRGLRSGQQGDRLRLEVEVRPGTQPKSFVLRPMDGHGYRLVLDLYPGRAVATTSANVPAAVMAAAARTDATPTVSSSPAAAPAAPAAVRDDPAPVAAALRSARNGTLTTRQAALLLKGDRKVVIAIDAGHGGEDPGAHGPGGTLEKNVTLAVARALAAEINRQPGMQAVLTRDGDYFIPLKRRYQIARAKNADLFVSVHADAYVSGDARGSSVWVLSPRGKTSEAARWLADRENSADLIGGVTLDDKDDGLAAVLLDMQQGYAMQASEAIAGNVLRALGRLGPTHRGYVERANFVVLRSPDVPSILVETAFISNPTEERKLRDPAHQRALAQAVMGGVQDYFTATPPPGTWFAAQAARRSGLLASAGEGTASTVAAATPPRADQGVGDLHRVGRGESLRSIARQYGVSVGALKSANNIRSDSVRVGTVLAIPTG from the coding sequence ATGGGCGCGTTGCGGACACGTTGGGGGCGATCGATCGGGCTGGCCGCCGTGCTGGCCTTGTCCAGCCCTGCCGCCTCCGCGGCCGAGATCCAGGCCGCACGCGCCTGGGCGGGTCCGGCCTACACCCGCGTCGTGTTCGACCTTTCCGGCCCCGCCGAGGTGGTCTCCGACCCACGCGATGCCGGCGTCGTGCTCGAACTGCCCGCCAGCCGTGCCGGCCGCGGCTTCACCGCGCCCGCACCGACCGGCCTCTACCGCGGTCTGCGCAGCGGGCAGCAGGGCGATCGCCTGCGTCTCGAGGTCGAGGTGCGGCCGGGTACGCAACCCAAGAGCTTCGTGCTGCGGCCGATGGACGGTCACGGTTATCGGCTGGTGCTCGACCTCTATCCCGGCCGCGCCGTGGCGACGACTTCCGCTAACGTTCCCGCCGCTGTAATGGCTGCCGCCGCGCGCACGGACGCGACGCCCACGGTGTCGTCCAGCCCCGCCGCCGCGCCTGCCGCTCCGGCAGCCGTCCGCGACGATCCGGCGCCCGTCGCCGCCGCCTTGCGCAGCGCGCGTAACGGCACCCTGACCACGCGTCAGGCGGCGCTGCTGCTCAAGGGCGACCGCAAGGTGGTGATCGCGATCGACGCCGGCCATGGCGGCGAGGATCCCGGTGCACACGGCCCCGGCGGCACGCTGGAGAAGAACGTCACCTTGGCGGTGGCGCGTGCGCTGGCCGCGGAGATCAACCGGCAGCCGGGCATGCAGGCCGTGCTGACCCGCGACGGCGACTATTTCATCCCGCTCAAGCGGCGCTATCAGATCGCCCGCGCCAAGAATGCCGACCTGTTCGTTTCGGTGCATGCCGACGCCTACGTCAGCGGCGATGCGCGCGGCTCGTCGGTCTGGGTGCTTTCCCCGCGCGGCAAGACCTCCGAGGCGGCGCGCTGGCTGGCCGACCGCGAAAACAGCGCCGACCTGATCGGCGGCGTCACCCTGGACGACAAGGACGACGGCCTTGCCGCCGTGCTGCTGGACATGCAGCAGGGCTATGCGATGCAGGCCAGCGAGGCGATCGCCGGCAACGTGCTGCGTGCGCTTGGCCGACTGGGCCCCACCCATCGCGGCTATGTCGAGCGCGCCAACTTCGTGGTGCTGCGCTCGCCCGACGTGCCCTCGATCCTGGTCGAGACCGCGTTCATCAGCAATCCCACCGAGGAGCGCAAGCTGCGCGATCCGGCCCATCAGCGCGCACTGGCGCAGGCGGTGATGGGCGGCGTCCAGGACTACTTCACCGCCACGCCGCCGCCCGGCACCTGGTTCGCCGCGCAGGCGGCCCGCCGCAGCGGCCTGCTCGCATCCGCCGGCGAGGGCACTGCGTCCACGGTGGCGGCCGCCACGCCGCCGCGTGCCGACCAGGGCGTGGGCGATCTCCATCGCGTCGGTCGTGGCGAAAGCCTGCGCAGCATCGCGCGCCAGTACGGCGTCAGCGTCGGCGCGCTCAAGAGCGCCAACAACATCCGCAGCGACAGCGTGCGCGTGGGCACCGTGCTCGCCATTCCGACCGGCTGA